ACCGACAGGGTCGACGGGCCCGCGGGGCCCGACGCGACCGGCGGGATGTCCTTGCCCTTGCCGTTGACCAGCAGCGACCAGGTCGCCGGGCCCGGCAGCCCGTCGGCGTCGGCGCCCTTCCAGCCCTGGGCGCGCTGGAACGCCTGGGTCGCCCTGCGGTCCGCGTCCGACCAGCGGGGGCCGGGACCCGAGGTGTAGAAACGGCCACCGCCGCGCGCGACGAGCATCCGGCCCAGCTCGGTGACGTGCCGGTTGTTCGCGCCGGGGCCGAAGGACGACGCCCCGGGGAACGGCGTACCGGGCGCCGGGAGGCCCGGGGTGCCGGGCGCCGCGCCCGCCGAGTCCGCGGTGATCCCCTTCGAGCGGTAGGGGACATAGCGCTCCGAATTGCTCCAGTAGGCGTAAGGAGTGGACTGCTTGCGGGTACGCGGACGGGTCTGCTCATAGGCGGTGTAAGCGGTGTGCGTGTAGTCCGTCCACCCGCCGAAAAGGACGACGTGCGACCCCTTCTCCGGGTTCGACGGATTGTGGAACAGCAGAATGTCGCCGGGCTGGAGTTCCTCCTTTGGAATACGGACGCCGTACTGATCGAGGCTGCCCGTCCATTCGTTTCCCGGCAGGTTCCAGGCCATCGACACGAACCCCGAGCAGTCCTGCCGGTAACCGTCGGACCAGTAGGCGTCCATGCTGTAGGGAACCTGCGCGGCGACCCATTTCTTGGCCCGGTTGATGACCTCGGCCCGGGTGGTCGCCGGAGCCTTCACGGGGCCGTTCCCCTTGATCGGACGGCCGCCGGTGCCGTGCAGCGGCGCCCTGCTCCCCTGCGGGGTGTCCGGCTCGTCGGCCGCGGGCAGGCCCGGCCGGTGCGGCGCGTGCGGGGCGGCGACGGCGGGCACCGCGTGGCCGGCCCCGAGCAGCGCGGTGGCCGCCGTCGCGACGATCA
The sequence above is a segment of the Streptomyces griseoviridis genome. Coding sequences within it:
- a CDS encoding peptidoglycan-binding protein yields the protein MIVATAATALLGAGHAVPAVAAPHAPHRPGLPAADEPDTPQGSRAPLHGTGGRPIKGNGPVKAPATTRAEVINRAKKWVAAQVPYSMDAYWSDGYRQDCSGFVSMAWNLPGNEWTGSLDQYGVRIPKEELQPGDILLFHNPSNPEKGSHVVLFGGWTDYTHTAYTAYEQTRPRTRKQSTPYAYWSNSERYVPYRSKGITADSAGAAPGTPGLPAPGTPFPGASSFGPGANNRHVTELGRMLVARGGGRFYTSGPGPRWSDADRRATQAFQRAQGWKGADADGLPGPATWSLLVNGKGKDIPPVASGPAGPSTLSVPSLPPTPTPTQASTQVTPPAQTPLPPQPAAPTPPATSTLPPSTPATPAPATPAPTPPTATTPSATPPATPPATLPATPSATPSPSLTPSPSGAAKGVPAYPGRGMFRPGADNPHVARLGARLVQKGFGAHYPSGPGSRWTEADRRNVEAFQRSLGWRGGAADGYPGPETWRRLFS